Within the Enterobacter roggenkampii genome, the region GGTAGCCGAGATGGACCGCGTGACCCAGCAGAACGCCTCACTGGTGGAGGAGTCTGCGGCCGCGGCGGCGGCGCTGGAAGATCAGGCTGCACGCCTGAACGAAGCGGTGGCGGTGTTCAAAATTACCCGCAACCAGGCGGTCAAAGCGGCGCCGGTAAAAACCTATGTGCCAAAAGCGCAGCCTGTCGCGGCGGCGTCTGAAGCAAACTGGGAAACGTTTTAACATCATGCCGGGTGGCGCTGGCGCTTACCCGGCCTACGAAACGGCTCCTTGTAGGCCGGGTAAGGCGGAGCCGCCACCCGGCAAATATCACACCTCCGACGCCGGAACGACCCTCGGTTTTTCCGGCTTCGCTCTCACCGCCATCACTACCCCCACCACCAGCAGAACGATCCCGCAGGCCGTGAACAGCGGCGGCACGCTCTGGCGCATCAGGAAGGTATAAAGCAGTCCGGCCAGGGTTTCGAAAACAATCAGCGGCCCTAAGATCACCGTCGGCAGCTTCTGGCTGGCAATGTTCCAGCACAGCGCGCCCACCCATGAGCACAGCACCGCGATCGCAACCATCAGGCCAATGAACACCCACGGTCTTGGCCCGAAGGGCTGGGCGAAGTCCGGCTGCTGATGGCCCAGCCAGAGGCATGCGCCGAGATACCCCACGACGGATACGGGCAGCGTGACCAGCGCCTGCGCCGTCGCCCACATCATCGGGTGCTTGTCCGGGTTCTCACGCAGCCAGCGCGCGTTGCGCAGGGCATACCATGCCCAGCACGCCACGGAAATGAACGCCAGCAGAATGCCAGAACCGTACCGCCACAGGTCAACATCGCCCTGCCCATGGCGCAGCTCGGCAATATTAACGCATATCAGCCCCAGGGCGGTGCAGACCAGCGCCGGGGCCATTTTTGACCACGCCAGTTTGCCATCGCGCTGGCTGTAGAGCAGGTTAGCAAAGACGGGGATGACGACCGGCAGCGTGCCGATAATCATGGTCGATACCGGCGCACCGGTACGCTGAATGGCACTCGCGAGGCAAACGTAATAGATAAGATTGCCCATCATGGTCAGCGCCAGCGCGGTCCCCCAGTCCTGACGGCTGAGCTGGCGCAAGCGCGCGCGTCCCAGCCACGCCAGGGGCAGGGCAATCAGCCCCAGCGCCAGATAACGTCCGGTCGACTGTAATATTGCCGGATACTCGGGCACGATCAGCGGGCCGACAAAAATCAGTCCCCACATCATCCCGGCCAGCAGGGCATACAACACTCCACTAATCATTTTTCCATCCACAGGTATTTACGCTGTAGTCAGTGTAGGAGGGGCGAATGCGCGCGTATTGTATGAGATTGCGCATTAGCGCCGTGTAACCTGCTTCTGGTAGCGCACGGGCGTAATGCCGTAGCGGTGGGTAAACGCGCGGGTCAGATGTGACTGATCGGTCAGCCCGGTTGCGGCGGCAACCTCTGCGGCGGGCATGCCGTGGGTGAGAAACGCTTTGGCGCGCCAGAGTCGAATGGCCATCAGCATCTGATGCGGCGTCACGTGAAAATGGGCTTTGAACTGGCGCTGGAAATGATACGGGCTGAGCGAGACGACGCTGGCCAGCTCGTCCAGCGTCAGAGCGCGCATATAGTTGTCGTGCAGGTACTCGCGTACCCGTTCGAAGCGGTGCGCGCCTTCCTGGACCCGTGGCGCGTGGTGGGCAAACGGCTGGAAGGTCTCAATCAGATCCAGCAGTAAACCTTTTTGCGCAAGCGGATCGTCCGTGTGCCACAAGCCGTAAATAAGCCTGCCGATTTGCTGTGAGCGTAACGGATCATGACGGGTCACGTCGCTGAACCACCAGTGTCGGAGGCCGGTCACCTCTTCCAGCAGATCGGGTTCGATATAGACCATCCGGTAGCGCCAGCCGCCCTCGGTGGCGGATTCGCCGGTGTGGATCTCGTCCGGGTTCATGGTAACGACGGATTTCTCCGCCGCGAGATGCTGGCTGCCGCGATAGCGAAAGCGTTCGGCACCGGTTTCAATCGTGCCGATGCCGAAGGCTTCATGGGTGTGAGGCTCAAAGGCGTAGTCAGAAATATGCGCGTGATACAGCTCCAGGCCCGGCAGCTGCGCCAGATGGCGAAAGCGCGCGCTGTCTCTTTCATCATTAAACTGTTCCGGTACGCCTTGCACGGTGAGCCTCCTCGTGGGTCATCTTTTCATTATCAAAGATGACCCGAGGGGATGCCACAAAAAATAACCATCCCGTAACCATTACAGGATGGCTTTAATGCTCTCCGCCAGCGTAGTGGTTGGGCGCCCGATCAGTTTGCTCAGCGTATGGCTGTCGTCAAAGAGCCCGCCTTTGGAGGCCCCGATATCGGAGTCCGCCAGCATATCGGCCAGCCCGGCAGGCAGGCCGACGCTCTTCAGCGCGGCAGCAAACTCCGCTTCGCTGAGATTCTGGTAGGTGACCGGCTTTCCGCTCTGTTTGCTCAGTTCAGCCGCCAGTTCGCTCAGCGTCCAGCCGTGGTCGCCCGCCAGTTCATACACCTTGCCCGCATGGCCCTCTTCAGCAATCACTTTCGCTGCCGCCGCGGCATAGTCTGCGCGGGTGGCAGAGGCAATTTTGCCTTCGCCTGCCGCACCAATAAACACGCCGTGTTCCAGCGCAGGCGGCGCGCTCGCCAGATAGTTTTCGGTATACCAGCCGTTGCGCAGCAGGGCATAAGGAATGCCGGACGCCGCCAGCGCTTTTTCAGTGGCAACGTGTTCAACGTGCAGACCGAGCGGCGAGGTATCCGCATGCAGCAGGCTGGTGTAGGCGATAAATTTCACCCCTGCCGCTTTGGCGGCGTTAATCACGTTCTGGTGCTGGGCCGCGCGCTGGCCGACTTCGCTGGACGAGATCAGCAGCAGCTTATCCACGCCGTTCAGCGCGGCAGTGAATGCGGCTTCATCCGTGTAGTCCGCCTGACGAACCACAATTCCCTGCTGGCTTAAGGCTTCAGCTTTTGCCGGGTTACGTACGATGGCCACAATCTGATTAGCCGGTACGGTGTTCAACAGCTGTTCGATAACGAGATGGCCAAGCTGGCCGGTGGCGCCGGTGATCGCGATCATGATGAATCTCCTTCGTGTTTGTCTGGTGTTGTGGCACACTAGCACCATAGCTAACTTTTAGTAAGTACGTACAAAAAGGTAAGTATGAAAACAACGATACCGACGCTCAGCGAACAATTGCGCGATGGCAATCTCTTCGCGGAACAGTGCCCTTCACGAGAGGTGCTCAAACACGTTACCAGCCGCTGGGGGGTACTGATTCTGCTGGCGCTGCGCCAGGGAACGCATCGCTTTAGCGATCTGCGCCGTAAAATGGGCGGGGTGAGCGAAAAGATGCTGTCCCAGTCGCTTCAGGCGCTGGAGCAGGACGGGTTTGTCGATCGCGTATCGTACCCGGTTGTGCCGCCGCACGTAGAGTATAGCCTGACCCCGATGGGGATCGAGGTCAGCGAGAAAGTCGCCGCGCTGGCGGACTGGATTGAGGTGAATACGCCGAAGGTGATGGCGAATCGGGACGATCGCGCGGCGTAAAAGCCGGGTGGCGGCTTCGCCTTACCCGGCCTACCCATAATCTTCCATCCCGTAGGCCGGGTAAGCGAAGCGCCACCCGGCACAATCGCCGCTACTTACTTAAATCCAGGTGATAAATCGCGAACCCAATATCATCCGTCGCCACCTGTTTCATCGGATACTGCGCCTTCTCCTTAATAAACGCGGCTGCCTTCTCGGTCGGTGACGTTTCAAAGCGGATATCCAGCGGCGTATCGCTGTGGATCGGCGCCAGACGCCAGTTGTTATCCACCGCCGGATGAATTTCGCCGGCCTTTTTCGACTCGGCGCTGATCCACGCCGCCAGCACAGAGCGGTTCTCGTCCGGCGAGGCAAAGGCGATGTGGCCATCTCCCGTACCGGCAAACTTACCGCCGTAGGCACGGTAGTTATTGGTCACCACCAGGAAAGTGGCATTCGGGTCGATCGCCTTGCCGTTGAAGGTCAGGTTTTTAATGCGCTCCGCCTGCGGGTTGATCGCCTGACACTCGCCGTCATATTTCGCCGGCTGGGTGACGTCAATCTGGTAGTTCACGCCGTCGATCACGTCGAAGTTGTAGGTGCGGAAGCCGTCCCAGTTAATCAGCGACTGCGGCTTGCTGCTGTGTGGGTCAATCTGGTTAAACTGTCCGGCAGAACACTCCAGCCACTCTTTTACCTCTTTCCCGGTGGCTTTAACCACCACCAGCGTATTCGGGTAGAGATAGAGATCGGCGGCATTACGGAAGGTGAGCTGGCCCTTTTCGACCTCCACATAGCTTGCCGGGTCATTCTTACGCCCGCCCACTTTGAATGGCGCTGCGGCGGAGAGTACCGGCAGTTTCGCCAGATCCGGATCGCCCTGCACAAAGTGTTCGGCATAGGCTTTCTGCGCCATGTTGACGACCTGAACGGTCGGATCGTCCTGCACCAGCGCCAGGAAGCTGTACATGTTGTCGGCGGATTTGCCGATCGGCTTGCTGACGAATTCGCGCGTGGCGTCGTGATCGTGCTTCAGCACGTCGACCAGTTTTTTATCTTCCGCCGCCAGCGATTTTTTCGCCGCAGCGTCGTAAATTGGGCGCGCTTCTGCTTTTGACTGCGTGACCTTCCAGCGGCCGCCGTCGTTATTCAGCACCAGATCCACCACGCCAAGATGGTCGCCCCACATGCCCGGCATCACCGACGGCACGCCGTTAAGCGTCCCTTTCTCAATATCCGCCCCTTTAATGCTGGCAAAGTCTTTGCCCGGGAAGACCGCGTGGGCGTGGCCGAACAGGATTGCATCAACGCCCGGAATCTCACTCAGGTAGTAAACGGAGTTTTCTGCCATGGCCTGGTATGGATCGGCGGAGAGGCCCGAGTGGGCGAGAACGACCACCAGATCGGCGCCTTTCTCACGCATTTCCGGCACGTATTTACGCGCGGTTTCGGTGATGTCGTTAACGGTCACCTTACCGTCGAGGTTGGCCTTATCCCACGTCATGATCTGCGGCGGGACAAAACCGATATAGCCGATTTTCAGCGTCTGTTTTTTCCCGTCCTGATCGACAACCTCAGTCTCTTTAATCAGGTAAGGCGTAAAAAGCGGCTTTTGGGTCTTAACGTCGATGATATTGGCGTTAACGTACGGGAATTTTGCGCCTGCCAGGGCATCGTGCAGGTATGTCAGACCGTAGTTGAATTCATGGTTGCCGAGGTTACCGACGGTATAGTCCAGGGTGTTCATCGCTTTATAAACAGGATGGATCTCGCCTTTTTTCAGCCCCCTGGTCGCCATGTAGTCCCCGAGCGGACTGCCCTGAATGAGATCGCCGTTATCGACCAGCACGCTATTTTTCACTTCGCCACGCGCCGCATTGATCAAACTCGCCGTGCGTACCAGTCCGAATTTTTCCGTCGGGGTATCTTTGTAGTAATCGAAATCCATCATGTTGCTGTGCAGATCGGTCGTTTCCAGAATACGTAAATCGACCGTCGCTGCCTGCACGCTCGCCGCAATCAGCGTCGCCAGGAGCGTTGCGCTAAACTTAATCATCAGAAGAGTCCTTTTTTCGATCCAGGCCACAAAAGAGTATGTATCTATAACGTGTTGCTTACATAAATGTGAATCCTGACAGAAAAAAGCAACCTGAAACCGGAATTGCTTCACAGATAGCGGAATTGTTCACATTACGATATAACTAAAACAAAGAGTTAACCTCACTGCGTTAACAAAGAGGTGGAAAATGCTAGATAAAATTTGTCAGCTCGCACGGGATGCGGGGGATGCCATCATGCAGGTGTATGACGGTAGTAAACCCATGGAGGTTGTCAGCAAA harbors:
- a CDS encoding DMT family transporter; this translates as MISGVLYALLAGMMWGLIFVGPLIVPEYPAILQSTGRYLALGLIALPLAWLGRARLRQLSRQDWGTALALTMMGNLIYYVCLASAIQRTGAPVSTMIIGTLPVVIPVFANLLYSQRDGKLAWSKMAPALVCTALGLICVNIAELRHGQGDVDLWRYGSGILLAFISVACWAWYALRNARWLRENPDKHPMMWATAQALVTLPVSVVGYLGACLWLGHQQPDFAQPFGPRPWVFIGLMVAIAVLCSWVGALCWNIASQKLPTVILGPLIVFETLAGLLYTFLMRQSVPPLFTACGIVLLVVGVVMAVRAKPEKPRVVPASEV
- a CDS encoding AraC family transcriptional regulator, with translation MQGVPEQFNDERDSARFRHLAQLPGLELYHAHISDYAFEPHTHEAFGIGTIETGAERFRYRGSQHLAAEKSVVTMNPDEIHTGESATEGGWRYRMVYIEPDLLEEVTGLRHWWFSDVTRHDPLRSQQIGRLIYGLWHTDDPLAQKGLLLDLIETFQPFAHHAPRVQEGAHRFERVREYLHDNYMRALTLDELASVVSLSPYHFQRQFKAHFHVTPHQMLMAIRLWRAKAFLTHGMPAAEVAAATGLTDQSHLTRAFTHRYGITPVRYQKQVTRR
- a CDS encoding SDR family oxidoreductase — encoded protein: MIAITGATGQLGHLVIEQLLNTVPANQIVAIVRNPAKAEALSQQGIVVRQADYTDEAAFTAALNGVDKLLLISSSEVGQRAAQHQNVINAAKAAGVKFIAYTSLLHADTSPLGLHVEHVATEKALAASGIPYALLRNGWYTENYLASAPPALEHGVFIGAAGEGKIASATRADYAAAAAKVIAEEGHAGKVYELAGDHGWTLSELAAELSKQSGKPVTYQNLSEAEFAAALKSVGLPAGLADMLADSDIGASKGGLFDDSHTLSKLIGRPTTTLAESIKAIL
- a CDS encoding winged helix-turn-helix transcriptional regulator, with product MKTTIPTLSEQLRDGNLFAEQCPSREVLKHVTSRWGVLILLALRQGTHRFSDLRRKMGGVSEKMLSQSLQALEQDGFVDRVSYPVVPPHVEYSLTPMGIEVSEKVAALADWIEVNTPKVMANRDDRAA
- a CDS encoding bifunctional 2',3'-cyclic-nucleotide 2'-phosphodiesterase/3'-nucleotidase, with the protein product MIKFSATLLATLIAASVQAATVDLRILETTDLHSNMMDFDYYKDTPTEKFGLVRTASLINAARGEVKNSVLVDNGDLIQGSPLGDYMATRGLKKGEIHPVYKAMNTLDYTVGNLGNHEFNYGLTYLHDALAGAKFPYVNANIIDVKTQKPLFTPYLIKETEVVDQDGKKQTLKIGYIGFVPPQIMTWDKANLDGKVTVNDITETARKYVPEMREKGADLVVVLAHSGLSADPYQAMAENSVYYLSEIPGVDAILFGHAHAVFPGKDFASIKGADIEKGTLNGVPSVMPGMWGDHLGVVDLVLNNDGGRWKVTQSKAEARPIYDAAAKKSLAAEDKKLVDVLKHDHDATREFVSKPIGKSADNMYSFLALVQDDPTVQVVNMAQKAYAEHFVQGDPDLAKLPVLSAAAPFKVGGRKNDPASYVEVEKGQLTFRNAADLYLYPNTLVVVKATGKEVKEWLECSAGQFNQIDPHSSKPQSLINWDGFRTYNFDVIDGVNYQIDVTQPAKYDGECQAINPQAERIKNLTFNGKAIDPNATFLVVTNNYRAYGGKFAGTGDGHIAFASPDENRSVLAAWISAESKKAGEIHPAVDNNWRLAPIHSDTPLDIRFETSPTEKAAAFIKEKAQYPMKQVATDDIGFAIYHLDLSK